The following are encoded together in the Rhodopirellula bahusiensis genome:
- a CDS encoding DUF1592 domain-containing protein: MLSISPFRLAASFAWIACLAFAAASNADAANPASQNNRDVADDAVDFLQEQCIDCHDGSSGEGGFDIHAVSTDLSRPSAMDQWVSIHDRVQYGEMPPPEDIELDPQTARRFTEPLRHQLRTYQLNQQRRDGRVRGRRLSNEQLSRTLQDLLKVELPLEDLMPPEQRVGGYVHLASAQSMSHFQLNTHLKVVDAALDAAFDKAMKPASDWAIDMAPKKIANKPRGRRNRDPEMREGLAVIWSSGMIFYGRISSTRVPEDGWYEITLTASGLKPPKDHGVWCSVRSGECNSGAPLLSWIGSFEAKAEPQTMTYQAWLPKGHMLEVRPADRTLKQGRFQGGQVGFGEGEDQDIPGVAMHSLAMKRIYPGGDRKESRERLLGKLPLRYNRELNQSEVNVDKFNEKRDRNELRAAIVRFADLAFRRPADASTIESILQLAEDERQSGATFIDALRAGYRAVLCSPRFLYLTEFSDDSGRLDDWAIASRLSYFLTGSMPDEVLRTAADEGLLRHDGELQRQTDRLLKTRRGQHFLVDFSDQWLDLEDIDFTEPDRRLFRDFDPTVQAAMLSETHHFLQRLMDEDRPVRELVGADYTYLNSRLARYYGLTESEADVANLDDQMKLVRVDPATPRGGLLTHGSILKVTAAGNDTSPVLRGIWVSERILGVEIPAPPENVPAVEPDIRGAKTIRELLAKHQADSSCAACHQNIDPPGFALENFDAGGRWRDRYMQKRGNAYKPGADVDPSFEMPDGAAFDSFVAFRDLIAERDGRLAANVASHLVTYATGQTIQFADRDRVETIVANTKVNKHGFRSLLDEVIQSDLFLSK, from the coding sequence GCGAAGGCGGATTTGACATCCATGCCGTCTCGACCGATTTGTCGCGACCATCCGCTATGGATCAATGGGTCTCGATCCACGACCGAGTCCAATATGGTGAGATGCCTCCGCCGGAAGACATCGAACTCGACCCACAAACGGCTCGCAGATTCACCGAACCGCTACGGCATCAATTGCGGACTTACCAACTCAACCAGCAGCGACGTGACGGACGCGTCCGAGGCCGCCGACTCAGCAACGAACAACTGTCTCGCACGCTGCAGGATCTGCTGAAGGTCGAACTGCCACTCGAAGACTTGATGCCTCCCGAACAAAGGGTTGGCGGCTACGTTCATTTGGCGTCCGCTCAATCGATGTCACACTTTCAGCTCAACACCCACCTCAAAGTCGTCGACGCGGCTCTCGACGCGGCGTTCGACAAAGCAATGAAACCAGCGTCCGATTGGGCCATCGATATGGCTCCCAAGAAGATTGCCAACAAACCCAGGGGGCGTCGCAACCGGGATCCTGAAATGCGTGAAGGCCTCGCGGTCATCTGGTCATCAGGAATGATCTTCTACGGTCGCATTTCATCGACCCGAGTCCCCGAGGACGGTTGGTATGAAATCACGCTGACGGCGTCCGGACTGAAGCCACCCAAGGACCACGGCGTTTGGTGCAGCGTCCGCAGCGGCGAATGCAACTCGGGTGCTCCGCTGCTGTCCTGGATCGGTAGCTTCGAAGCCAAAGCGGAGCCCCAAACGATGACCTACCAAGCGTGGCTGCCCAAAGGTCACATGCTGGAGGTCCGCCCCGCCGACCGAACGCTCAAACAAGGCCGCTTCCAAGGTGGCCAGGTCGGCTTTGGCGAAGGTGAAGACCAAGACATTCCCGGTGTGGCCATGCATTCACTGGCGATGAAACGCATTTACCCGGGCGGCGACCGCAAAGAATCTCGCGAACGATTGCTCGGCAAACTTCCGCTTCGCTACAACCGCGAACTCAATCAATCCGAAGTCAACGTCGACAAGTTCAATGAGAAACGGGATCGCAATGAACTGCGAGCCGCAATCGTCCGCTTTGCTGACCTTGCCTTTCGTCGCCCCGCGGACGCCTCGACGATCGAATCCATCCTGCAACTCGCCGAAGATGAACGACAAAGCGGCGCAACGTTCATCGATGCCTTGCGAGCGGGATACCGTGCCGTGCTTTGCTCGCCTCGTTTTCTTTACCTGACTGAATTCTCCGATGATTCGGGGCGTTTGGACGATTGGGCGATCGCTTCACGATTGAGCTACTTCTTGACCGGATCGATGCCGGATGAAGTACTGCGAACTGCGGCCGATGAAGGATTGCTTCGCCACGACGGAGAACTCCAACGTCAGACGGATCGCCTTCTGAAAACTCGTCGGGGACAGCACTTCCTGGTCGACTTTTCCGATCAGTGGCTGGACCTCGAAGACATTGATTTCACCGAACCCGACCGGCGTTTGTTTCGTGACTTTGATCCAACCGTGCAAGCAGCGATGCTGAGCGAAACGCATCATTTCCTGCAGCGTTTGATGGACGAAGATCGCCCCGTTCGTGAATTGGTCGGCGCCGATTACACCTACCTGAATTCGCGGCTGGCTCGATACTACGGGCTGACCGAATCCGAAGCCGACGTCGCCAATTTGGACGACCAAATGAAATTGGTCCGAGTCGATCCGGCGACCCCTCGTGGCGGACTGCTGACCCATGGATCAATTCTGAAAGTCACCGCGGCCGGCAACGACACGTCCCCGGTTCTGCGTGGTATTTGGGTTTCTGAGCGAATCCTAGGAGTCGAAATCCCCGCCCCGCCTGAAAACGTCCCTGCGGTGGAACCCGACATTCGCGGTGCGAAAACGATTCGCGAATTGCTAGCCAAACACCAAGCCGACTCGTCCTGTGCCGCTTGTCACCAAAACATCGACCCACCTGGATTTGCACTCGAGAACTTTGATGCCGGAGGTCGCTGGCGTGATCGCTACATGCAAAAACGCGGTAACGCCTACAAACCAGGTGCCGATGTGGACCCCAGTTTCGAAATGCCCGACGGAGCAGCCTTCGACTCGTTCGTCGCTTTTCGTGATTTGATCGCGGAACGAGATGGACGATTGGCCGCGAACGTGGCGTCGCATTTGGTGACCTACGCGACCGGACAAACGATTCAGTTCGCTGACCGCGACCGAGTCGAAACCATCGTCGCGAATACCAAGGTCAACAAACACGGTTTCCGATCGCTGTTGGATGAAGTCATTCAGAGCGATCTGTTCCTTTCTAAGTGA
- a CDS encoding DUF1552 domain-containing protein has protein sequence MKRTNLHSRSPLKRRTLLRGSGVAMGLPFLSAMRQSFAGSDSNEDSGRAKRFVAMTVGLGLLPENLVPEGEGMSYQPSRYLQSLQDLRDNVTVVSGSSHPGVNGGHRAEASILTATPMGSSGAVNNTISIDQYLAKHKGHETRFPSLVCSTGGSTSPCYTESGAMIPPITSASQLFAELFVNSSPAEREKQADRVRQGRSIMDIVAEDAKSLQRDLGSGDRDRLDAYFTSVRQLEQRMQQSQKWAEMPKPAVDATAPVDIRNPNDLIARMKTMCDVVSLALETDSTRYVTLHLPGSGGVVPVDGVEEGYHSLSHHGRDETKLEQLALVEEAMIGQWGEFLRGLSEHGNSHGNLLDDTTVFLTSNLGNSSNHDNRNMPVLIAGGGFKHGGHLAFDRKNNYPLPNFYVSLLQQHGLEVDQFASSTGTMNGLGITS, from the coding sequence ATGAAACGCACCAACCTTCATTCGCGAAGTCCGTTGAAACGCCGCACCCTTTTGCGAGGCTCTGGTGTCGCGATGGGATTGCCATTTCTGTCGGCGATGCGTCAGTCATTCGCTGGCAGCGACAGCAACGAAGATTCGGGTCGAGCCAAACGATTTGTTGCCATGACGGTGGGCTTGGGGTTGCTGCCCGAAAACCTGGTTCCCGAAGGCGAAGGGATGAGCTACCAGCCCTCGCGATACCTCCAATCGTTGCAAGATCTTCGCGACAACGTGACCGTCGTTTCGGGTTCGTCGCATCCGGGCGTCAACGGTGGGCACCGCGCCGAAGCCAGCATTTTGACCGCGACTCCGATGGGTTCATCAGGTGCCGTCAACAACACGATTTCAATCGATCAATACCTGGCCAAACATAAAGGTCACGAAACGCGATTTCCCTCGCTCGTTTGCAGCACCGGTGGCTCCACCAGTCCCTGCTACACCGAAAGCGGAGCGATGATCCCACCGATCACTTCCGCGTCGCAGTTGTTCGCTGAACTGTTCGTGAACAGCTCGCCAGCAGAACGCGAGAAGCAGGCGGATCGAGTTCGTCAGGGTCGAAGCATCATGGACATCGTCGCCGAAGACGCCAAGTCGCTTCAGCGTGACCTGGGCAGCGGCGACCGAGATCGACTGGACGCTTACTTCACGAGCGTCCGTCAGCTTGAACAACGCATGCAGCAATCTCAAAAGTGGGCCGAAATGCCGAAGCCCGCGGTGGATGCGACTGCGCCGGTCGACATTCGGAACCCCAATGACCTGATCGCACGAATGAAGACGATGTGCGATGTCGTTTCCCTGGCGTTGGAAACCGATTCGACCCGTTACGTGACACTGCACTTGCCGGGAAGTGGCGGCGTGGTTCCGGTCGACGGAGTGGAGGAGGGCTATCACTCGCTCAGCCACCACGGCCGAGACGAAACCAAACTGGAGCAACTCGCTTTGGTCGAAGAAGCCATGATCGGACAGTGGGGCGAATTCCTTCGTGGGCTGAGCGAACACGGCAACTCACACGGCAATCTGCTGGATGACACCACCGTGTTCCTCACCAGCAACCTTGGCAACTCGTCCAACCACGACAATCGAAACATGCCCGTGTTGATCGCTGGCGGCGGCTTCAAACACGGCGGTCACTTGGCCTTTGACCGCAAGAACAACTACCCGCTGCCGAACTTCTATGTCTCACTTTTGCAACAGCACGGATTGGAGGTCGATCAGTTTGCCAGCAGCACGGGAACGATGAACGGCCTGGGAATCACCTCCTGA
- a CDS encoding DUF1559 domain-containing protein: MRRPQSFHSPKSAVRTSGFTLVELLVVIAIIGVLVGLLLPAVQSAREAARRMQCSNNMKQIGLAIHMYHDAFKAFPPASYAMADSGDLNRPASWMVRILPFLEQTAAYSNVDFSGDFSNRDGINYSWRGLDGLVVPTFNCPSSPLEIFRQDTASAGTIALGSPETLQTQVACYAGVAGMYHYGQGTGNDAPYTLWNGHNGRVDYNGVIIPVDSKNGRPLRFASILDGTTNTIAVGETGNFKSVIQEDGTRQQHDDRVGNWHGGAWSGGGGDPNLGAADGYRMNVASIRAGINFTPVYPTTRYGTGGGPYFGIGPYWYGRPGMHSPFRSAHVGGAQFVLSDGSVHFVSENINYQVLLDLACRLDGNIIEDFQN, translated from the coding sequence ATGCGACGTCCTCAATCCTTCCACTCCCCCAAAAGCGCCGTCAGGACTTCGGGCTTTACCCTCGTCGAACTTCTTGTCGTCATCGCCATCATCGGCGTGCTCGTTGGCCTACTGCTTCCTGCCGTGCAGTCCGCACGTGAAGCTGCCCGCCGAATGCAATGTTCGAACAACATGAAGCAAATTGGATTGGCGATCCACATGTACCACGATGCCTTCAAGGCATTCCCGCCTGCCTCCTACGCGATGGCAGATTCGGGCGACCTGAACCGGCCCGCCTCATGGATGGTTCGGATCCTTCCTTTCCTCGAACAAACCGCCGCTTACTCGAACGTCGATTTCAGCGGTGACTTCTCCAACCGAGACGGCATCAACTACAGCTGGCGCGGGCTCGACGGTCTGGTCGTCCCGACGTTCAACTGCCCCTCCAGTCCGCTCGAGATTTTCCGTCAAGACACTGCCTCAGCAGGCACCATTGCTCTCGGATCACCAGAAACTCTGCAAACACAAGTTGCATGTTACGCCGGTGTCGCGGGGATGTATCACTACGGCCAAGGCACTGGCAACGATGCCCCCTACACGCTGTGGAACGGCCACAACGGCCGTGTCGATTACAACGGAGTCATCATTCCCGTTGACAGCAAGAACGGTCGCCCCCTGCGATTTGCATCGATTCTCGACGGCACAACCAACACGATTGCCGTTGGTGAAACGGGGAACTTCAAGTCGGTCATTCAAGAGGATGGCACCCGACAACAACACGACGATCGCGTCGGCAACTGGCACGGTGGAGCTTGGTCCGGCGGTGGTGGAGACCCCAATTTAGGAGCGGCGGATGGATACCGAATGAACGTCGCTTCCATTCGCGCCGGCATCAACTTCACTCCCGTCTATCCAACGACACGCTATGGAACTGGCGGCGGCCCCTACTTCGGCATCGGTCCCTACTGGTACGGACGCCCCGGAATGCACTCGCCCTTCCGCTCGGCACACGTTGGTGGTGCTCAGTTCGTTCTATCAGACGGATCAGTCCACTTCGTCAGCGAGAACATCAACTACCAAGTCCTCTTGGATCTAGCTTGCCGACTAGACGGCAACATCATCGAAGACTTCCAAAACTAG
- a CDS encoding FG-GAP-like repeat-containing protein — protein MAWNSVLMGMALLTGCGQSVTQDTPSDDLFSTQASEPKDRLSDASDAFESGNFDHASKLLRSLMIERPDHLDTIWLAARVEAERGNLSRSLDLAELIATSDSHSREQAIDLCVQTASNLEDHRRYEKALRRKIAVNPTQPEGYHRLWQHFMRHGRTFEAAQVADLLVDRGQANSQQLESLIFRGQSTPRISIRSGDEQIEQHFEPGQGRARHFFSNNDFQSAREELEDSLAEDSPNRPVNVASAKALLGRVLAESQDDEAFLKWYSSRSSSLETYDDYWFAIGSYHFDHGQYESAVHCLLEALRRNTADLVTYQRIRQSLKALQREDQSEAFAAKASIINESREVAKQWKLDPDDKERISLISKHLLDVGRPLESLRWTELNLPTNAHSQLAQIQMQRQRLRSVPDLRRMMAEDAMTNLSPSQFKLRSLVESQSAGLNQRVWSATPNKDLNVSIRNVAEDVGLNFQWYQGEHADLSSIALYESLGGGVGVIDYDADGRPDLYFAQGSGDPPDLRCTRSNRLFRNLGQRFVSVEKQTNSDEDRYSQSVSVGDINQDGWPDLLIGNIGMNQMLINCGDGTFKDSTDLIHGQGNRFTASMAIADISGDAMPDLFEVNYIQLEGAFDPPEFDSQGRELLHGPLSERPEPDHWYRGDGQCGFDGVPIPESVANPGTGLGIVITDMDDQVGNEVFVGNDARPNHLFTTNSDRWKNTANIRGVASGRFGLSTACMGIATGDFNRDGRFDMHVSNFFNEYDNLFLQTDGGSFRDAAPSYQLPALCLNNVGFGSKSMDVDRDGWLDAMTTNGHIFDQSYLGEPFRQKPLLIHNCLDRFERASVSDSSSYFSTDHLGRGLAKLDWNQDGQMDVVVTHLDHPAALLEIISEATGHGLQLELVGVQSERDAIGTCITIKTARGTQVEWVTAGDGYLCTDEAVIDFGLADCEVIDEMQIQWPGGTNQTFHDVPADQRYLVVENISRLHQR, from the coding sequence ATGGCCTGGAACAGCGTTTTAATGGGTATGGCTCTGTTAACCGGTTGCGGTCAATCGGTTACGCAGGACACACCTTCGGACGACCTTTTTTCGACGCAAGCGAGCGAGCCGAAAGATCGGCTGAGCGATGCGAGTGACGCATTCGAAAGCGGCAATTTCGATCACGCATCCAAATTACTGCGTTCGCTGATGATCGAACGCCCCGATCATCTGGACACCATTTGGTTGGCTGCTCGCGTCGAAGCAGAACGAGGCAATCTGTCGAGATCATTGGATCTGGCTGAACTCATCGCCACGTCTGATTCGCATTCGCGGGAACAAGCGATCGACCTGTGCGTGCAGACCGCTTCGAACCTTGAAGACCACCGTCGCTACGAAAAGGCGCTGCGAAGAAAAATTGCGGTCAACCCAACTCAGCCCGAAGGCTACCATCGATTGTGGCAGCACTTCATGCGGCATGGCCGAACCTTTGAAGCCGCCCAAGTCGCGGATCTTCTGGTTGATCGTGGGCAGGCAAACTCGCAACAGCTCGAGTCCCTTATCTTTCGAGGGCAGTCAACACCGAGAATTTCGATCCGTTCCGGTGACGAACAAATCGAGCAACACTTCGAACCGGGACAGGGTCGGGCGAGACACTTTTTTTCGAACAATGACTTTCAATCAGCTCGCGAAGAATTGGAAGACTCGCTCGCCGAAGACTCGCCCAACCGGCCCGTCAATGTCGCGTCCGCGAAAGCTTTGTTGGGGCGTGTGTTGGCCGAATCACAGGACGACGAAGCGTTCTTGAAATGGTACTCCTCCCGATCTTCGTCGTTGGAAACCTACGACGATTATTGGTTCGCGATCGGCAGCTACCACTTCGACCACGGGCAATATGAATCCGCTGTTCATTGCCTCTTGGAAGCCTTGCGGAGAAACACCGCTGATCTGGTGACCTACCAGCGGATTCGACAATCACTGAAAGCACTTCAACGCGAGGACCAAAGCGAAGCGTTCGCAGCGAAGGCATCGATCATCAACGAATCACGAGAAGTCGCGAAACAATGGAAACTGGATCCTGACGATAAAGAACGAATCAGCCTAATCAGCAAACACCTGCTCGATGTGGGGCGGCCACTTGAATCGCTGCGGTGGACGGAACTGAACCTACCGACAAACGCACACTCTCAACTCGCGCAGATCCAGATGCAGCGACAACGATTGAGGAGTGTTCCCGACTTGCGGCGCATGATGGCTGAAGATGCGATGACCAACCTTTCGCCTTCCCAATTCAAGTTGCGGTCGCTCGTGGAATCGCAGTCCGCAGGTCTCAATCAACGCGTCTGGTCCGCAACACCGAACAAAGATCTGAATGTCAGCATTCGAAATGTCGCGGAAGACGTGGGTCTGAACTTTCAATGGTACCAGGGCGAACATGCGGACCTGTCCTCCATCGCACTGTATGAATCCCTCGGTGGCGGCGTGGGCGTGATCGACTATGACGCCGACGGACGCCCCGATCTTTATTTTGCCCAAGGTTCCGGCGATCCGCCTGACCTGCGTTGCACCCGATCCAATCGACTCTTCCGAAACCTCGGCCAACGTTTCGTTTCGGTTGAGAAGCAAACGAACAGCGACGAAGATCGCTACTCTCAAAGCGTCAGCGTCGGCGATATCAATCAAGACGGATGGCCGGATCTATTGATCGGGAACATCGGAATGAATCAGATGCTCATCAACTGTGGCGACGGCACGTTCAAAGATTCAACGGACCTGATCCATGGACAGGGCAATCGATTCACCGCCTCCATGGCAATCGCGGATATCAGTGGCGATGCGATGCCGGATCTGTTTGAGGTCAACTACATCCAATTGGAAGGTGCATTTGATCCGCCCGAATTTGATTCGCAAGGACGCGAACTGCTTCACGGTCCACTTAGCGAACGTCCCGAACCAGACCATTGGTACCGCGGCGATGGGCAATGCGGTTTTGATGGCGTTCCGATCCCGGAATCAGTCGCCAACCCAGGCACTGGGCTGGGAATCGTCATCACGGACATGGACGACCAAGTGGGAAACGAGGTGTTCGTTGGCAATGATGCTCGTCCCAACCATCTGTTCACAACCAACAGCGACCGATGGAAGAACACCGCCAATATCCGCGGCGTCGCCAGCGGGCGATTTGGTCTTTCAACCGCTTGCATGGGAATCGCAACGGGCGACTTCAACCGTGACGGTCGGTTCGACATGCATGTCAGCAACTTCTTCAATGAATACGACAACCTGTTTTTGCAAACCGACGGCGGATCTTTTCGCGATGCCGCGCCGAGCTACCAGTTGCCTGCCCTCTGTCTGAACAACGTCGGCTTTGGATCCAAGAGTATGGATGTTGATCGAGACGGCTGGCTGGATGCAATGACGACCAACGGTCATATCTTCGACCAAAGCTACCTGGGCGAACCGTTCCGACAGAAGCCACTTCTGATTCACAACTGCCTGGACCGATTTGAGCGTGCGTCAGTGTCAGATTCGTCCTCCTACTTTTCCACTGACCACCTGGGCCGTGGTCTCGCGAAATTGGACTGGAATCAAGATGGCCAAATGGATGTTGTCGTCACGCACCTCGATCATCCCGCGGCCTTGCTAGAGATCATCTCAGAAGCAACCGGCCATGGACTGCAATTGGAGTTGGTCGGGGTGCAAAGCGAACGCGATGCGATCGGGACGTGCATCACGATCAAGACAGCAAGAGGCACCCAGGTCGAATGGGTGACCGCGGGCGATGGGTACCTTTGCACCGACGAAGCGGTGATTGATTTCGGACTCGCCGACTGTGAAGTGATTGACGAAATGCAAATCCAGTGGCCCGGCGGGACGAACCAGACGTTCCACGACGTCCCGGCTGACCAACGCTACTTGGTCGTCGAGAACATTTCGCGGCTGCATCAGCGATGA
- a CDS encoding DUF1559 domain-containing protein, translating to MRRPTSSRSSRSSGFTLVELLVVIAIIGVMVGLLLPAVQSAREAARRMQCSNNMKQLGLAIHNYHSSFKMFPANIGSQTDAGSPYRGASWLVQILPQMEQSPLYDKLTFVDTDFSTQDAVNRNWEVLDEAIVPGFNCPSNPMQNYRDNNANGATTAIGAPDTYKTQIVDYVGVAGYYYTPGIRQGDSTWQPGGRSDGSRNVWTGYGWMQDAGIIGINNSKYRNPRFASIIDGTSQTIAVGEHSAEMPHADKTRTDSRPSSHAGGAWNAGPSQHGWLGWTANITVPRWPINSIYSGNYTQLYGYTLHNGFRSNHVGGAMFTMGDGSVRFVTDSIDFDDVFMAMNGRNDRFVYEQDF from the coding sequence ATGCGTCGTCCTACGTCCTCTCGTTCATCAAGAAGCTCCGGCTTCACACTCGTCGAACTGCTCGTCGTCATCGCCATCATTGGTGTGATGGTCGGCCTGCTGCTTCCCGCCGTGCAGTCTGCACGCGAAGCCGCACGCCGCATGCAGTGCTCAAACAACATGAAGCAACTCGGCCTAGCGATTCACAACTACCACAGCAGCTTCAAGATGTTCCCCGCCAACATCGGCTCTCAAACCGATGCCGGCTCCCCATACCGTGGAGCTTCATGGTTGGTGCAGATCCTTCCTCAAATGGAACAGTCGCCGCTCTACGACAAGTTGACTTTCGTTGACACGGACTTCAGCACCCAAGACGCCGTGAATCGCAACTGGGAAGTTTTGGACGAAGCCATTGTCCCTGGCTTCAACTGCCCATCGAACCCGATGCAAAACTACCGCGACAACAATGCCAACGGTGCAACAACCGCGATCGGCGCCCCTGACACCTACAAGACTCAAATCGTCGATTACGTCGGCGTCGCTGGTTACTACTACACACCTGGTATTCGCCAAGGCGATAGCACCTGGCAACCAGGTGGACGTTCGGACGGTTCGCGAAACGTGTGGACGGGTTACGGATGGATGCAAGACGCGGGCATCATCGGCATCAACAACTCGAAGTATCGCAATCCAAGATTCGCCAGCATCATTGACGGCACCAGCCAAACGATCGCCGTTGGCGAACACTCCGCTGAAATGCCACACGCCGACAAGACTCGTACGGACAGCCGTCCAAGCAGTCACGCTGGTGGAGCATGGAACGCTGGCCCCTCACAACACGGTTGGTTGGGCTGGACCGCGAACATCACCGTCCCACGTTGGCCCATCAACAGCATCTACTCGGGCAACTACACCCAACTGTACGGCTACACGTTGCACAACGGTTTCCGTTCCAACCACGTTGGCGGTGCCATGTTCACCATGGGTGATGGCTCGGTTCGCTTCGTCACCGACAGCATCGACTTCGACGACGTCTTCATGGCGATGAATGGCCGAAACGATCGCTTCGTTTACGAGCAAGATTTCTAA
- a CDS encoding transthyretin-like family protein, with protein MNAFSRFLTGTATLAALTLMTGCGPELPPIGEVSGVITQDGKPVEGVALEFVPVDGGRPSMAVTDAEGHYSAMFTAQTDGALVGKHTIRYEINGPAAPMPASPDAEFIPTSKKPDMGGKKKLEPSEVEVVDGSNEINFEFVAG; from the coding sequence ATGAACGCGTTCTCGCGATTTTTAACCGGAACGGCAACACTTGCCGCTCTCACATTGATGACCGGATGTGGCCCTGAGCTACCTCCAATCGGCGAAGTTTCCGGGGTCATCACACAAGACGGAAAACCAGTCGAAGGAGTTGCTCTTGAGTTTGTTCCCGTCGACGGCGGACGCCCTTCGATGGCAGTGACAGACGCCGAGGGTCACTACAGTGCGATGTTCACAGCACAAACTGACGGAGCGTTGGTGGGGAAGCACACCATTCGCTACGAGATCAATGGACCCGCTGCTCCGATGCCAGCGAGCCCTGACGCTGAGTTCATTCCAACTTCGAAAAAGCCCGACATGGGCGGCAAGAAGAAACTTGAACCAAGCGAAGTCGAAGTGGTTGATGGCAGTAACGAAATCAACTTTGAGTTTGTTGCTGGATGA
- a CDS encoding DUF1559 domain-containing protein, which translates to MRRPHSSPTQSRTGFTLVELLVVIAIIGVLVGLLLPAVQAAREAARRMSCTNNMKQLGLAMHNYHSAYGMIPKHGTGATDSSQGMQTWSSSTNSLMMLSCFVSMTPFVEQQALWEEISNPSTYQVSDPNTPRSPAWPAMGPAPEQTSIGYNYRPWMTQLSTLRCPSDPGEGLPAMGRCNYSACLGDSSNWLMLYGNLGDGFEPYQYAATRTNATARGFFKPRVQTRFRDVLDGLSNTIAFGEHISSLFDRDVRGQTAYDIPTAYDNPRGCDGYVSVERPNFWSDGTDGGTAPPNLMGGTAWFSENWGRGCAWAHFGSVDTGMLTQAAPNSPTCNGWWSKLQPGNMPPSSRHPGGCNVVMGDGAVRFITDSIESGDQTSNSPGYHNDQYVMTGALAPGAQSPYGLWGALGTRASGEILDSEF; encoded by the coding sequence ATGCGTCGTCCGCACTCCTCCCCAACCCAAAGTCGCACCGGCTTCACGCTCGTTGAGCTGTTGGTTGTTATCGCGATCATTGGTGTTCTCGTTGGCCTCTTGCTACCGGCTGTCCAGGCGGCTCGAGAAGCAGCTCGTCGGATGAGCTGCACCAACAACATGAAGCAGCTTGGCTTGGCCATGCACAACTACCATTCTGCCTACGGAATGATCCCCAAGCACGGCACCGGTGCAACTGATTCATCACAAGGGATGCAAACTTGGTCCTCCAGTACCAACTCGCTGATGATGCTGAGCTGCTTCGTCAGCATGACCCCCTTCGTCGAACAGCAAGCACTGTGGGAAGAAATCAGCAACCCATCGACCTACCAGGTCTCTGACCCAAACACACCTCGCAGTCCAGCTTGGCCCGCAATGGGCCCAGCCCCAGAACAAACTTCGATCGGATACAACTATCGTCCTTGGATGACTCAGTTGAGTACACTTCGCTGCCCGAGTGACCCCGGCGAAGGTCTTCCAGCGATGGGACGTTGTAACTACTCAGCTTGCCTGGGTGATTCCAGCAACTGGCTGATGCTATACGGAAACTTGGGCGACGGCTTTGAGCCATATCAATACGCCGCCACTCGAACCAACGCGACTGCTCGTGGTTTCTTCAAACCTCGTGTTCAAACTCGCTTCCGCGACGTCCTTGACGGTCTTTCCAACACGATCGCCTTCGGCGAACACATCTCGTCACTGTTTGACCGAGACGTCCGTGGTCAAACGGCTTATGACATCCCAACGGCCTACGACAACCCTCGCGGTTGCGATGGCTACGTCAGCGTCGAGCGTCCAAACTTCTGGTCCGATGGAACTGACGGCGGCACCGCACCACCAAACTTGATGGGTGGCACCGCTTGGTTCTCCGAGAACTGGGGTCGCGGATGTGCTTGGGCACACTTCGGATCGGTGGACACTGGCATGCTGACCCAAGCGGCACCCAACAGCCCAACGTGCAACGGTTGGTGGAGCAAACTGCAACCTGGCAACATGCCACCTAGCAGTCGCCACCCCGGTGGTTGCAACGTTGTCATGGGCGACGGTGCTGTGAGATTCATCACCGACTCGATCGAATCGGGTGACCAGACTTCAAACAGCCCCGGCTACCACAATGACCAATATGTCATGACGGGTGCCTTGGCTCCCGGTGCTCAAAGCCCTTATGGATTGTGGGGTGCTCTCGGCACTCGTGCCTCCGGCGAAATTCTCGACTCAGAATTCTGA